aattCAGAGTGATagtatttaaaactatttaattcAGCACCAACGTGCAAATAAGAGATTATAGAGTAATCTTATAAATTCAAGTTTAAATTTTGTGCAAAACGctttgtaaaaaattataatttttttaatattttcataataagaTTCCCTCTTTTAAAAGAACtgtatgagatttatatatttgGAACTTATATAATCACTTGAGATTAGATTATCAACatgaaatttatgaaattttgggtttttataagtaactccatataaattttagaaaatatatttaaatcttaaaatgtaAGCAATTCAACCGTATGCGCATATCACACCGTAGGAATACTCCAAAAATCAGACCTTTATCCGAAGACTACAGTCTACCGCAGCAATATTGGGACTTTTTACACGCAACTAAACAACAGCCGTTAGATCTGGGATTCCCCCACCTATCAGAAAAGGAATCCAAACCGTACATCCCGGTGACAAGTCACAAAGTGCCTCTCCCTCTATAAATAGCGATTGCTCTAAGGCTCAGAAACGTCGTCCAGTTTCGCTTGTTTGGGGCGCAGCAGCACGCACATACAAGCACACACGAACCCGTATTTGAATTTCAGAACGATCTGTACCCCCAGGTACGCCTTGTTTCGCTTCTTTAAGCGCATTTGGATTTGCGTTTTTCTTAGTGTGGTCATCGATGTTTACAGATCTGTATGTTTTCTGCTGTTTCGTTTGCATGTTTTGGTGGTCTGGTAGCTTGTTTCGTTTGCATGTTCTAGGATCTCAGAGACACGCAACATTGTTGGCTATGTAGTAGATCTGATTGTGATTTCTCTGTTCGGGCCTGTGTTTCTCTCGTCTCGTCTcgtcttgttttttcttttctttttttctttttgtattgaAGTTTTGAGTTGTGTCGGCCCTGAGTGTTTTTGCCTCCTTTACAAGATCTGTCAATTGGGGTCTCCGTTTCTTGTGGGAATGGTCCAGTCCCACAAGAGATGAGGCAAGTCACTGTTTAacggaatatatatatatttcctaaTTTAGTGAGGGCTCGACTTCTTTTCTATGGTAGTTGACGTCAATATTGTTCTTCGGGGCTTTCGATTCTTTACAACTTTTTATCTAGTGCCCAAGGAATCTGGTACTTATGGACaagattgaattagaattaTCCTCAATTTCTTTATATGTTGCACAAAGGGTGAACTTTTTATCAGTCATGAGGTTATACTTGTTTTTGTTCCGAATTCTATAGTCTTTAATCTTGATTAGATCTTGTCGGTCACCAAGATCGCAGAACTTGTTTTATGAGAAATTCACTGCTGCTTATTATATTAAGACGTTGTTGAGTGTATTTTTGACGATGTGCAGCTTGAGATAATGGAAACCTTTCTATTCACCTCTGAATCTGTCAACGAGGGTCACCCCGACAAGCTCTGCGATCAGATCTCCGATGCGGTGCTCGATGCCTGCCTTGCCCAGGACCCTGACAGCAAGGTTGCCTGCGAGACATGTACCAAGACCAACATGGTCATGGTCTTTGGAGAGATTACCACTAAGGCCAACGTAGACTATGAGAAGATTGTCCGTGAAACCTGCCGTACTATTGGATTTGTTTCCGATGATGTGGGTCTTGATGCCGACAACTGCAAGGTACTGGTCAACATCGAGCAGCAGAGCCCTGATATTGCCCAGGGTGTCCACGGCCACTTCACCAAGCGCCCTGAGGAGATTGGTGCTGGTGACCAGGGCCATATGTTTGGCTATGCCACTGATGAAACCCCTGAATACATGCCTCTTAGCCATGTCCTTGCAACCAAGCTTGGAGCTCGCCTCACAGAGGTCAGGAAGAATGGCACTTGCCCCTGGTTGAGACCCGATGGTAAGACCCAAGTGACTGTTGAGTACTACAATGAGAATGGTGCCATGGTTCCAGTACGTGTTCACACTGTGCTCATCTCCACCCAACACGACGAGACTGTCACAAACGATGAGATTGCTGCTGACCTTAAGGAGCATGTTATCAAGCCTGTCATCCCTGAGAAGTACCTTGATGAGAAGACCATCTTCCACCTTAACCCTTCAGGTCGCTTTGTCATTGGTGGCCCTCATGGTGATGCAGGTCTCACCGGGCGTAAAATCATCATTGACACTTACGGTGGGTGGGGAGCCCATGGTGGTGGTGCTTTCTCTGGAAAGGACCCAACCAAGGTGGACAGGAGTGGTGCTTACATTGTCAGGCAGGCTGCCAAGAGCATTGTTGCGAATGGGCTTGCTCGCAGGTGCATCGTGCAGGTCTCTTATGCCATTGGTGTGCCTGAGCCCTTGTCAGTTTTTGTTGACACATATGGAACTGGAAAAATTCCGGACAAGGAGATCCTCACAATTGTGAAGGAGAACTTCGACTTCAGGCCAGGAATGATTACCATTCACCTTGACCTGAAGAGGGGTGGTGGTGGTAGATTCTTGAAGACTGCCGCCTATGGACACTTCGGTAGGGATGACCCAGACTTCACCTGGGAGGTTGTAAAGCCCCTCAAGTGGGAGAAGCCTTAATCTTAAGATCCATCCATCGCACCATCCGCTGGTTAAATACTTGTTTTATTGGTACTTGATGAATAATTCGAGTGTTACTTGCTGCTGCACTTTATTTTGAACTTTTATCTAATGTTCTAATCCCTTACCTAAGATTTCCGTTttctattcctttttttttttttttaattggatttttatgtaatcttgtTACCAATATCGGTGGAATGAAAAATATGAGAATTTGTCAAATGGATGGATTCCTAATTAGTAAAGAGCTGCTGAACATGTGAGTGCAGAATATAGCAGCGGGGCTGCAACAAATTGTTTGAAGTGTTGTGTTCTTGGGAAAAAACCAAACTATTAGTTtgccacccccccccccccccccttctctctctctctctctctctctaagtgcATCTCAAATACTCGTGTATACATCCCAAAGTTGGCTGCAACAAATTGTTTGAAGTGTTGTGTTCTTGGGAAAAAATCAAACTATTAgtttgcccccccccccccccccccctctctctctctctctctctctctctctctctctaattgcATGTCAAATACTCGTGTATACATCCCAAAGTTGGAGGTTATGAGTTTTGGACCTTTTGGTTGTTAC
This genomic window from Carya illinoinensis cultivar Pawnee chromosome 7, C.illinoinensisPawnee_v1, whole genome shotgun sequence contains:
- the LOC122316042 gene encoding S-adenosylmethionine synthase 1; this translates as METFLFTSESVNEGHPDKLCDQISDAVLDACLAQDPDSKVACETCTKTNMVMVFGEITTKANVDYEKIVRETCRTIGFVSDDVGLDADNCKVLVNIEQQSPDIAQGVHGHFTKRPEEIGAGDQGHMFGYATDETPEYMPLSHVLATKLGARLTEVRKNGTCPWLRPDGKTQVTVEYYNENGAMVPVRVHTVLISTQHDETVTNDEIAADLKEHVIKPVIPEKYLDEKTIFHLNPSGRFVIGGPHGDAGLTGRKIIIDTYGGWGAHGGGAFSGKDPTKVDRSGAYIVRQAAKSIVANGLARRCIVQVSYAIGVPEPLSVFVDTYGTGKIPDKEILTIVKENFDFRPGMITIHLDLKRGGGGRFLKTAAYGHFGRDDPDFTWEVVKPLKWEKP